In Lodderomyces elongisporus chromosome 1, complete sequence, the DNA window AGAAGTACTACAAAAAGCAGTAGAAACTTTCCCCACCTCAATAGTATTATGGACTGATTACCTTGCTGCTATCAAGAGTGGCATTGCTAACAGCACCATTGATACTACCGCAAATACTACCGCAAATACTGCTGCAAATACCGCTGCAAATACCGCCACCAGCACTACAATGACTTCGAACTCAACTTCGGCTTCGAATCCCACTACTATtaatactactaccacttcGACACCTGCCATCACCACGCAAAGCGATGATGTAAATAGATTTCGATTCTTATACAAGGAGGCATTGAAGTATAATGGTTACAACTTCAACTCAAGCTCTTTATGGGATATAAGTATAGAGTTTGAATCATCTCTACTGCAAAACTCCGATGAGTTGAGGGATCTATATCTCCAAGTATTGAGCATCCCGCTTTACCAATATGCTCATTACTACACCCAGTTTTCAGAAATTAGTAAGAATTTCGATATTCACAATTTACTACCAGAAAGTGCTTTATTGGATTATATTGAGAAATTTGGGAAAGCTAGAGTTGAAGACTTGTCTTTACTTGAAAAACATCagattattgatgattatTTTGCAATAGTGTTTACTTCTACCCAGGCCAAAGTAACTGCTGCCTGGGAATATGAGCAAAACTTATTACATCAAGAATTTTCACATAAAAGAGCAgaaattgatgaagaaaaagataaagttTGGTTTCCATACATCGAGAAAGAGGTTACAAATTATCGAGCTTCGCCGACTATTGAGAAGTACAAGCTTGTTGTTAATTTGTTTGAACGAGCATTGATTCCAAACTGCTTTGATGTTAATCTTTGGTCCAAATACATATCATTTGttgcatcaacatcatcaacatcatcaacatcatcaacatcatcaacatcatcaacatcatcaacaccatTGCCATCTTCAAATTCACCACTGATCTCTGGCTCTAGCTCTTTAActgttttggaaaactttCATACCCAGCAAAGGATATACACACGAGCAAATTCGAGATTTGTACCTTTGGATCAAAATGAACTTCGATTAGAATACGTACAGTTTTTGCTACTGAACGATAAGCCTAACCTTGCAAATgaatttttatttgattgGATGAAGGTTTTTAGCGGCAATTCAAGAGTCTACCATAAATCATCTTATTTGTTAATGTGTCAGCAGATTCTAAATTTATGGGAAAAGCTCATCACACCTTTCAAGTATAAAAAGATTCTAGAAACTCTTGTTGAActgtttttcaaattgcaaaacaaattgaaccaaaaaaatgttgatgACGAGAAAGTGGGAGATCCAGAACAAGTTAAAAACATTGATCCTCAGTTTGAATTAAAGCAAGATCATGTTCTGTTGCTCGCCAAATTTTTGAATGACGACTCTATTGCAATGGTAGTTTTAAgacttttatatttttacaGAAATAGTGGCAGTGTTGGAGATGAAGATAACGATGAcgaggaggaaaaaaacaatgttGACAATATTCGTCTACTATTCAACAATATTTATAAAGCAAAAAGTATGCTAAGATCCACGAAATTCTGGAATTTCATGTTTGAATACGAGGGATGTTTCAAGAGTAATTTAGCTAATTTGAAACAAATTTATGACTTTGTTATCACGGAAACTCAACTCCCAAAAGTTGCACTAGACGCATTTACAGATTGGTATTACGATATTGCAGCAGCCAATGTCAAcaagtttcttttgttgaataAGGATAGGTCAGATGATACTATgatcaaaaagaatttaCATCAATCCAATTCAGTTTTCTACAATAAAACCATTCGAAAACGTTACTTGAAGCAAAATTATCTTGCCAATTTAATGAATACAACCGAAGTCGAAAATGAGCATGGTGTGTTGTCGCAGTATGCTAAATATGCTGGTCATCCTGGTATTGTACCAAGGGACAATATTGATGGAAAGGAAGACCCAGAAATTATTAATAAAATCTCAGACGGAAAGGGCTATATCGAtttaaccaaaaaagatattGCAATACCCGCATACccaatttttaaaaatgcCGAAAATGCATCTTTGGCACCAACTGGAAAGCAAATATTaagaaagaagcaaaaacgTATGTAAGgcaaaaaagcaagaaaaagcaaaaaaaaaaataacagaaaaaaaaaaagaagaaatatcgtctactttttttttatataaactaAAGATCATCTGTTTGGCGTCCAATTACCATTAAACTATCTTCAAATACAGCTTTGTTGGTGCATCTATTGTCTCCATATACTTCGATAATCTGTAATTTTGGGCAGTTTTCACTAATCAATGTTAAGATCTCGTTGTCAACTGCTCTTACAAATGATGCATCCAAGTACGTGAGTAAGGGAAGTTTGATTGCGTGAAAGTGGGCAATGCTGCTATCCTCCTTTGCCTTGTTTCGCAAATTGATCTTAAATTGATGTGCATCTTCAGTGAAAATCTGCGACAAAAAGTCTTTGGATACCCTGTACAAAGAGTTGATACTCATCTCTACTAAAGTGTGACAAGAATGGTTGAATAATGCATATAGCGCATCATCACCGAGATCTGTGCACTTCATTAAATTAATTTCAAGTAAACCACCAGCATTGACTTTggaaaatttttcaaaagcttTTGCAAAACCTTCGTTTGATACTTGGTCTAGATTTTTCATTGATAATCGAGTGAGGTTACGGCAATATTTGCTAACACCTTCGAGTAGAAATTTTTCAGTTAGGCCCGAGCAACCATCAACGTTTAAATAATTCAAAGACTCTCCCGTGATGGCAAGAATATCAATTAACAATTCATCAGTGATCAAATCTTCGTTTGTAGGGTATGAAATCTCAAGTTCAACAAGTTTGTTTCTACTAATATATTTCGGTATCTCTTGGTAGgcttctgtttttgtaataCCATCTAGTCTTGATAACTTTAAAGAGGTTAATTCATTTCCGCAGCATTCCAACAAGCTCAACAACGATTCATTTCCAAATCTATGCGTGTTTCTAACTTCAAATTTGACAAACTTGCCTCTTATTTGCTCAAAGTATGATTGCCACATTCGATCACTTATCAAAAAGGGGCCATTTAGTGATAATGAGTGCAAATGCTTCAAATTAGATGCAAAATATTCCAAATTGTCGTTATGTAATTGACCGCACATAAACAAAGTCAAGGATTCCAAGTTGGgacaaaaagaagcaatCTTATTCAATGAATCCGAGTCCACGTTTGAACAGTCCCAGAACTCAAGGTGCTTTAGATCGGGCGATAGAAAAAGCGATATCGTTTTATCATTCAATGATCTGTTCTTGGACAAGATCATTGCTATCTTGTTAAGGTTCATCTGTCCAATGTCACCCAAAGCATCAACATCTTCTATATTCTGAGTTATCTTTTTGATgcatacatcctgcaatttGGGTAATTTAACCGtacttttatttaataGCGCTTGTGCAactttccttctcttcttcctaGCAGCTAGTTGATTGGCTTTAGCCTTGCGTTCACGTTCGCGAAGCACTTGGTTGCATGAATCACATAAATATCCAGTCTTTTCCTTGATGAATCGAGAATATACTGATAATTCAAATCGGTCACCACAATCTACACAAGTATCGTCCTCACCAAACTTTTTCATGTCAACATTTTGTAactcgtcatcatcatcatcattatagTCATCGTTGTCATTCTTATCACTATCATCACTGTCATCGCCATCACTTCCATCCCCAGGAGCAGTACGTCTTTTTGTTCCATTAGATCCTGCACCACGTCGAGCAGCTCGCAATTTCCGTTTTGCAGCTCTCTTCATTTGCCTtatttcatcatcgtcgtcgtcgtcatcgtcatcgtcttCATTTTGATCAACTCCGACATTGTTATCGCCATGACCACTTCTATTTTCGCCCACTTGTTCAATGTTAACTTGGGAAGAAGCGCGCCTCGATTGCTCAGCTGAGTCAGGTGTCCCTGTCCTTGATGGTGTATTTGCTGCTTCAGGTGTCCCTGTCCTTGATGGTGTATTTGCATCACTTCCTTCTGAACCGCTTTCTAATGTCTCTGGCTCTTCAGTTGGGTTGTTTGCAACTTGTTGTTCACGCTCACGTTCACGTCTTGCTCTGAACGCGTCGGTGATACCTTCGCTTTTTAAGAATGCGGTCAATGCAGACGATGGTCCTTGTACACCACCCTCCGTCCTTCTACCGCGTTGTCTTCGTGCCATTCTGTTGTAgctatatatgtatgtatatatgtgaTGAAAAATATAGATAAAGATGGGTGGGATTTAGTGAATTATGGATGTAGTTGAGGAAATGGTtaacataaaaaaataaaataaaaaacaaattgcaGCAATTGATTTCAGCAGGGCAAACGAATGGCAAGTTACACTAAACTAAACTAAATCTTGTCTTTTCTATAGCCATTTTGCGTGGTATGTATGCATGGATGTCATTACATAACCGTTTATGGTGCAATATGCTACCAAATGCTATTGCcactgaaaaaaaaattaatttcttctttttctctttctctctctctctcggTCTCTCGCGCCCTTTCCATCTCTtcacaaagaaaaattgcgCATTGgagaaatagaaacaaaaaaaaacggaATAAGATACATAGAcaaggaggaggaaaagtCAAAGAAAGTGAGAGTTTCTGTAGTAAAACagtgaaaagaaagaattgtATTGTATCACCACTACCAAGAGACTTCTAgaccaaagaaaagaatagtcAATACAGTCAAATTattgaagaataaaaaaaaacaaatcagCAATTAAACTTTTATAAACTTTTCGAGGCTATAAACGTATAATTGATAGACTCAATCACCAATGCAAATCACATTCAAA includes these proteins:
- the RAD7 gene encoding UV-damaged DNA-binding protein rad7 (BUSCO:EOG092621X3); this translates as MARRQRGRRTEGGVQGPSSALTAFLKSEGITDAFRARREREREQQVANNPTEEPETLESGSEGSDANTPSRTGTPEAANTPSRTGTPDSAEQSRRASSQVNIEQVGENRSGHGDNNVGVDQNEDDDDDDDDDDEIRQMKRAAKRKLRAARRGAGSNGTKRRTAPGDGSDGDDSDDSDKNDNDDYNDDDDDELQNVDMKKFGEDDTCVDCGDRFELSVYSRFIKEKTGYLCDSCNQVLRERERKAKANQLAARKKRRKVAQALLNKSTVKLPKLQDVCIKKITQNIEDVDALGDIGQMNLNKIAMILSKNRSLNDKTISLFLSPDLKHLEFWDCSNVDSDSLNKIASFCPNLESLTLFMCGQLHNDNLEYFASNLKHLHSLSLNGPFLISDRMWQSYFEQIRGKFVKFEVRNTHRFGNESLLSLLECCGNELTSLKLSRLDGITKTEAYQEIPKYISRNKLVELEISYPTNEDLITDELLIDILAITGESLNYLNVDGCSGLTEKFLLEGVSKYCRNLTRLSMKNLDQVSNEGFAKAFEKFSKVNAGGLLEINLMKCTDLGDDALYALFNHSCHTLVEMSINSLYRVSKDFLSQIFTEDAHQFKINLRNKAKEDSSIAHFHAIKLPLLTYLDASFVRAVDNEILTLISENCPKLQIIEVYGDNRCTNKAVFEDSLMVIGRQTDDL
- the PRP39 gene encoding pre-mRNA splicing factor; protein product: MSLTTTLQLPDDLQGQFKIESNALHLPEAHSLEIKLQKNINDLQSWTDLFNCYDIWLSNRSKTEQGKDLKDLISADQKRRISNTYQAATSRFINWEECWKRWSATEFKLNGIDASIEVLQKAVETFPTSIVLWTDYLAAIKSGIANSTIDTTANTTANTAANTAANTATSTTMTSNSTSASNPTTINTTTTSTPAITTQSDDVNRFRFLYKEALKYNGYNFNSSSLWDISIEFESSLSQNSDELRDLYLQVLSIPLYQYAHYYTQFSEISKNFDIHNLLPESALLDYIEKFGKARVEDLSLLEKHQIIDDYFAIVFTSTQAKVTAAWEYEQNLLHQEFSHKRAEIDEEKDKVWFPYIEKEVTNYRASPTIEKYKLVVNLFERALIPNCFDVNLWSKYISFVASTSSTSSTSSTSSTSSTSSTPLPSSNSPSISGSSSLTVLENFHTQQRIYTRANSRFVPLDQNELRLEYVQFLLSNDKPNLANEFLFDWMKVFSGNSRVYHKSSYLLMCQQILNLWEKLITPFKYKKILETLVESFFKLQNKLNQKNVDDEKVGDPEQVKNIDPQFELKQDHVSLLAKFLNDDSIAMVVLRLLYFYRNSGSVGDEDNDDEEEKNNVDNIRLLFNNIYKAKSMLRSTKFWNFMFEYEGCFKSNLANLKQIYDFVITETQLPKVALDAFTDWYYDIAAANVNKFLLLNKDRSDDTMIKKNLHQSNSVFYNKTIRKRYLKQNYLANLMNTTEVENEHGVLSQYAKYAGHPGIVPRDNIDGKEDPEIINKISDGKGYIDLTKKDIAIPAYPIFKNAENASLAPTGKQILRKKQKRM